A section of the Lodderomyces beijingensis strain CBS 14171 genome assembly, chromosome: 2 genome encodes:
- a CDS encoding DNA-directed RNA polymerase II subunit RPB1, which yields MSRQFPHSSAPLKSIKEVQFGLASPEEIRAISVAKIVYPETMDQSTKRAKEGGLNDPRLGSIDRNYRCQTCGEDMSECPGHFGHIELSRPVFHIGFIAKIKKVLESICFHCGKLLLDETNPLMAQAIKIKDPKRRFNAVWTICKSKMICETSEVEGGRGGCGHTQPTIRRDGMKLWGTWKSGNFDENDQPERRLLTPSEILNIFKHISSEDCYRLGFNEDYARPEWMLITVLPVPPPPVRPSIAFNDTARGEDDLTFKLADVIKANMNVQRLEMDGSPQHVISEFESLLQFHVATYMDNDIAGQPQALQKTGRPIKSIRARLKGKEGRLRGNLMGKRVDFSARTVISGDPNLDLDQVGVPISIAKTLTYPEIVTPYNIHKLTELVKNGPNEHPGAKYVIRDTGDRIDLRYNKRAGDIALQYGWKVERHLMDDDPVLFNRQPSLHKMSMMAHRVKVMPYSTFRLNLSVTSPYNADFDGDEMNLHVPQSPETRSELSQICAVPLQIVSPQSNKPVMGIVQDTLCGIRKMTLRDIFIEYDQVMNMCYWIPNWDGVIPPPAIVKPKPLWTGKQLLSLAIPKGIHLQRFDSGRDFLSAKDTGMLIIDGEIMFGVVDKKTVGATPGGLIHNVMREKGPTVCAQLFSSIQKVVNFWLLHNGFSIGIGDTIADAATMKHVTETIQEAKSKVQEIIFDAQHNNLEPEPGMTLRESFEHNVSRVLNQARDTAGRSAEMSLKDLNNVKQMVTSGSKGSFINISQMSACVGQQIVEGKRIPFGFADRSLPHFTKDDYSPESRGFVENSYLRGLTPQEFFFHAMAGREGLIDTAVKTAETGYIQRRLVKALEDIMVHYDGTTRNSLGDILQFIYGEDGIDATQVEKQSVDTIPGSDESFEKRYRIDVLENYSISESLLESAKEIAGDVKLQKLLDEEYNQLVEDRKYLREVCFPGGDFNWPLPVNLRRIIQNAQQIFHSGREKPSDLKLDEIIASVQDLCTKFVVVRGDTPLVKEAQANATLLFQCLVRSRLASRRVVEEFKLNKASFEWALGEIETQFQKSVVHPGEMVGVVAAQSIGEPATQMTLNTFHYAGVSSKNVTLGVPRLKEILNVAKNIKTPALTVYLDPDVAADIESAKVVQSSIEHTTLKNVTSSTEIYYDPDPRTTVIEEDYDTVEAYFAIPDQKVEESIEKQSPWLLRLELDRAKMLDKQLTMAQVAEKISQNFGDDLFVIWSDDTADKLIIRCRVVRDPKSLDEDAESEEDQILKRIEAHMLESISLRGIQGITKVFMMQHKMSHPDATGEFKQGKEWVLETDGVNLKDVMAVPGVDAARTYSNDFIEILFVLGIEATRHALFKEIMNVIAFDGSYVNYRHLALLVDVMTSRGHLMAITRHGINRTDTGALMRCSFEETVEILLDAAASAELDDCKGISENVMLGQMAPLGTGAFDVMVDDKMLQQAPASVAMEVVAEDGGATPYRDMEMEDDRIVLDEGAGFSPIHNPMTDQMNGGLTSYGGQPTSPGITSPFAYSNTPGYGGTSPAYGGTSPGYGYSPTSPSYSPTSPSYSPTSPSYSPTSPSYSPTSPSYSPTSPSYSPTSPSYSPTSPSYSPTSPSYSPTSPSYSPTSPSYSPTSPSYSPTSPSYSPTSPSYSPTSPSYSPTSPSYSPTSPQYSPTSPSYSPTSPSYSPTSPQYSPTSPQYSPTSPSYSPTSPQYSPTSPQYSPTSPQYSPRSPEYKPKSPKTDGN from the coding sequence ATGAGCCGTCAATTTCCCCATTCAAGTGCGCCGTTAAAGTCCATCAAGGAAGTCCAGTTTGGTCTTGCTTCCCCCGAGGAAATCAGAGCCATAAGTGTGGCCAAGATTGTGTATCCCGAGACGATGGACCAGTCCACCAAACGAGCCAAGGAAGGCGGATTGAATGACCCCAGGCTTGGATCGATCGATCGCAACTACCGGTGTCAGACTTGTGGCGAAGATATGTCGGAGTGCCCCGGGCATTTTGGCCACATTGAGCTAAGCAGACCCGTTTTCCATATTGGTTTTATTGCCAAGATTaaaaaagtgttggaaAGTATTTGTTTCCACTGTGGCAAATTGCTCCTCGATGAGACAAACCCTTTGATGGCGCAGGccatcaagatcaaggacCCCAAGAGGAGATTCAACGCAGTTTGGacgatttgcaaaagcaaaatgATTTGCGAAACAAGCGAAGTAGAGGGTGGCAGAGGCGGCTGTGGACACACGCAGCCCACCATTCGTCGAGACGGAATGAAACTTTGGGGTACTTGGAAAAGCGGTAACTTTGACGAAAATGACCAGCCTGAACGTCGTTTGTTGACTCCGTCAGAGATTTTGAACATATTCAAACATATAAGCTCAGAGGACTGCTATAGATTAGGGTTCAATGAGGACTATGCCAGACCCGAGTGGATGTTGATAACCGTTTTACCTGTTCCGCCTCCTCCTGTTCGGCCAAGTATCGCGTTTAACGACACGGCGAGAGGCGAGGATGACTTGACGTTCAAGCTAGCCGATGTTATAAAAGCAAACATGAATGTGCAAAGGTTGGAGATGGACGGTTCGCCACAACACGTTATTAGTGAGTTTGAATCTTTGCTCCAGTTTCACGTTGCCACTTATATGGACAATGATATCGCTGGCCAACCGCAGGCGTTGCAAAAGACGGGCCGTCCGATAAAATCGATTAGAGCAAGACTAAAAGGTAAAGAAGGCCGTTTGAGAGGTAACTTGATGGGCAAAAGAGTTGACTTTTCAGCGCGTACCGTTATTTCGGGTGACcccaacttggacttggaccaAGTCGGTGTGCCCATCTCCATCGCAAAGACATTGACATATCCGGAGATTGTCACCCCTTACAACATCCACAAATTGACCGAGCTTGTTAAAAACGGGCCCAACGAGCACCCGGGTGCCAAATATGTCATTAGAGACACGGGTGACCGTATTGATTTGAGATACAACAAGAGGGCAGGAGACATTGCCTTACAGTATGGCTGGAAGGTTGAGCGTCACCTTATGGATGACGACCCCGTCTTGTTCAATCGTCAACCCTCTTTACATAAGATGTCGATGATGGCGCACAGAGTCAAAGTGATGCCCTACTCGACATTCAGATTGAACTTGTCAGTAACGTCTCCTTACAATGCCGATTTCGACGGAGATGAGATGAACTTGCACGTGCCGCAGTCGCCCGAAACGAGATCGGAACTTTCGCAAATCTGTGCCGTTCCTTTGCAAATTGTGTCGCCGCAATCAAACAAGCCCGTTATGGGTATCGTGCAAGACACGTTGTGCGGTATCCGTAAAATGACATTGAGAGACATATTTATTGAGTACGATCAAGTGATGAACATGTGCTACTGGATCCCCAACTGGGATGGGGTGATTCCTCCTCCGGCAATTGTGAAACCCAAGCCTTTATGGACGGGGAAACAGTTGCTCTCGTTGGCAATACCAAAAGGGATCCATTTGCAACGGTTCGATAGCGGCAGAGATTTCTTGAGCGCAAAGGATACCGGCATGCTCATCATTGATGGAGAAATCATGTTTGGAGTTGTCGATAAAAAGACGGTTGGTGCTACTCCCGGTGGGTTGATCCACAACGTTATGAGGGAAAAGGGACCAACAGTGTGTGCCCAGTTGTTTAGTTCGATTCAAAAAGTGGTCAATTTTTGGCTCTTGCATAATGGGTTCAGTATAGGTATTGGAGACACCATTGCCGATGCCGCCACCATGAAGCACGTGACGGAAACAATCCAGGAGGCCAAGTCGAAAGTGCAGGAGATTATTTTCGATGCCCAGCACAACAACTTGGAGCCAGAGCCAGGTATGACCTTGAGGGAATCTTTTGAGCACAATGTTTCGCGAGTCTTGAATCAAGCGCGTGATACCGCTGGTCGTTCGGCAGAAATGAGTTTGaaggacttgaacaatGTCAAGCAGATGGTGACTTCGGGTTCAAAGGGTTCTTTTATCAACATTTCGCAAATGAGTGCCTGTGTTGGCCAGCAAATTGTCGAAGGTAAAAGAATCCCCTTTGGCTTTGCCGATAGATCGTTGCCACATTTCACCAAGGACGATTACTCACCCGAGTCTAGAGGGTTTGTCGAGAATTCTTATTTGAGAGGTTTGACCCCGCAagagtttttctttcacgCAATGGCAGGTAGAGAGGGTCTTATCGATACCGCAGTGAAGACGGCCGAAACTGGTTATATCCAGCGTCGTTTGGTTAAAGCTCTAGAGGATATCATGGTCCACTACGATGGTACAACCAGAAACTCGTTGGGTGATATTCTTCAGTTTATCTACGGAGAAGATGGTATCGATGCCACGCAAGTGGAGAAGCAATCTGTTGATACCATCCCCGGATCAGACGAGAGCTTTGAAAAGAGATATAGAATCgatgttttggaaaactatTCCATTTCGGAATCCTTGTTGGAGTCGGCCAAGGAAATTGCAGGTGATGTCAAGTTGCAGAAACTACTCGATGAGGAGTATAACCagcttgttgaagatcGAAAATATTTGAGAGAAGTTTGTTTTCCCGGCGGTGACTTTAACTGGCCGTTGCCTGTCAATTTGCGTCGTATTATCCAGAATGCACAGCAGATATTCCACAGCGGGCGTGAAAAACCTTCCGATTTAAAGTTGGATGAAATCATCGCGAGCGTGCAAGACTTGTGCACCAAGTTTGTCGTTGTTAGAGGTGACACTCCGTTGGTGAAGGAGGCGCAAGCAAACGCCACTTTGCTCTTCCAATGCCTTGTGAGATCGAGATTAGCATCGAGAAGAGTCGTTGAggagttcaagttgaacaaggcatCTTTTGAATGGGCCTTGGGCGAGATTGAAACGCAGTTCCAAAAGTCTGTTGTCCACCCAGGTGAGATGGTTGGTGTCGTTGCCGCCCAGTCCATTGGAGAGCCTGCTACCCAGATGACATTAAACACTTTCCACTATGCCGGTGTCTCTTCAAAGAATGTCACTTTGGGTGTTCCCAGACTtaaggagattttgaacgTGGCCAAGAACATCAAGACTCCGGCATTGACGGTTTACTTGGATCCCGATGTGGCAGCCGACATTGAACTGGCCAAAGTGGTTCAATCCTCGATTGAGCACACCACTTTGAAGAATGTCACGTCTTCAACTGAAATTTACTACGACCCCGATCCACGCACGACGGTTATTGAGGAAGATTACGACACGGTTGAGGCCTATTTTGCAATTCCAGATCAAAAAGTGGAGGAGAGCATAGAAAAACAGTCTCCTTGGCTCCTTAGATTGGAACTCGATCGTGCCAAGATGTTGGACAAACAGTTGACTATGGCACAAGTGGCGGAAAAGATTTCGCAGAATTTCGGCGACGACTTGTTTGTCATTTGGTCAGATGACACCGccgacaagttgatcatcCGTTGTCGTGTTGTGAGAGATCCAAAGTCGTTGGACGAGGATGCCGAGTCCGAAGAGGATCAAATCTTGAAACGTATTGAAGCGCACATGTTGGAGTCCATTTCCTTGCGAGGCATTCAGGGCATCACCAAAGTGTTTATGATGCAGCACAAGATGAGCCACCCGGATGCCACGGGTGAGTTTAAACAGGGCAAAGAATGGGTGTTGGAAACAGATGGTGTCAATTTGAAGGATGTCATGGCCGTTCCCGGTGTTGATGCTGCACGTACCTACTCGAATGACTTTATCGAGATATTGTTTGTGTTGGGTATCGAGGCCACGAGGCACGCGTTGTTCAAGGAAATCATGAATGTCATTGCATTCGATGGTTCCTACGTCAATTATCGTCACTTGGCGCTCTTAGTGGACGTGATGACGTCTCGTGGCCACTTGATGGCAATCACTCGTCACGGTATCAACAGAACGGACACCGGTGCGTTGATGCGTTGTTCTTTCGAAGAGACGGTAGAGATATTGTTGGACGCAGCAGCGTCGGCCGAGTTGGACGACTGCAAAGGTATTTCCGAGAATGTGATGTTGGGTCAAATGGCGCCGCTTGGTACGGGTGCTTTCGACGTTATGGTGGACGACAAGATGTTGCAGCAGGCGCCTGCTAGTGTTGCCATGGAGGTTGTCGCCGAGGATGGAGGAGCCACGCCCTATAGGGACATGGAGATGGAGGACGACCGGATCGTTTTGGACGAAGGTGCAGGTTTCTCTCCAATCCACAACCCAATGACCGATCAAATGAACGGAGGCTTAACCTCTTATGGTGGACAACCTACTTCGCCTGGAATTACTTCTCCCTTTGCTTACTCCAATACTCCAGGATATGGAGGTACCAGTCCAGCATATGGAGGCACTAGTCCGGGTTATGGTTACTCGCCAACGTCGCCTAGCTACTCACCGACATCGCCATCATACTCGCCTACATCGCCATCATATTCGCCTACATCGCCAAGTTATTCTCCTACATCGCCATCATACTCGCCAACGTCACCAAGTTATTCTCCTACATCTCCTAGTTACTCGCCAACATCGCCATCATACTCACCTACATCTCCTAGTTACTCACCAACATCGCCATCATACTCACCTACATCTCCTAGTTACTCACCTACATCTCCTAGTTACtcaccaacatcaccatcatACTCACCTACATCTCCTAGTTATtcaccaacatcaccatcatACTCACCAACTTCCCCATCGTACTCACCTACATCTCCACAGTACTCGCCAACGTCACCTTCGTACTCACCCACATCACCTTCGTACTCGCCCACGTCTCCGCAGTACTCGCCAACTTCCCCACAATACTCACCTACTTCACCTAGCTACTCACCCACGTCGCCTCAATATTCACCTACATCTCCCCAGTATTCACCAACATCGCCACAATACTCCCCGAGGTCGCCAGAGTACAAACCGAAATCCCCCAAAACTGACGGTAATTAG